GCGCCTATGCTTCGGCGGCGGTGCGCGGCATCATGCCTTTCACAGGTGCAAGTCGGGCCTCAATCAGGCGCCGCGCAGGCGTCAGCGACGCCGGTGGCCCAAGGTGAATACGCTGGCTCCGGCGGCGACAAGGACCACGGCTAAAGCAAGGAATACTTCCCCTGCTCCCATCCCGGCGCCCAGCGCGATGCCCACAAGCAGCGGGCCGGCGATGCCGCCGACGCGCCCGATGCCCAAGGCCCAGCCCACTCCCATGGACCTCATCCTTGGCGGGTAGAGCACAGTCGCCAGCGCAATCACGCTCATCTGGCCTCCCGTCACACAGGCTCCGCTGAGAAAGGCAACCACTAGAAGCAGGACTGGCCCGCCGGCAACCACCATGCCAAGGATCGCCACACAAACGGCCCCGAGCACATATACAGATCCAAGGGTGCGAAACGGACTGATACGGTCCATGCAGGGGCCAATAACCGTGGCTGCGATGATTCCACCGATGGTGGTCAAAATGGTCGCACCAATGACCAACGCCGGGGGTTGGCCCAGCCTCACAAGGATCGTAGGAAGCCAGCTCTGGATCGCATAGAAGGCTGCGAGATTGGCCGCAATAGCGATCCACAACAGCAAGGTACTCGCCCGCCAGTTGCGGCGGAACAGCTCAACGACCAGTGAGCGCGTAGTTTCGATCACAGGCTTGTCGTCATGGACGACAATGCTGGCCCGCGGGGAAAGCTTGGGATCCAAGCGCCGCAGCGTGGCATGAGCGCGGGCCATGCCGCTAGGGTGCCCCAACAGGAAGCTCGGAGACTCAGGAAGATACCGAACAAGCAGGACCAGCAAGAGCAGGGGGACCACTCCGCCAATGACAAACAGGGTGCGCCAGCCCAGGAGGGGGATGACCATGCCGGAGACGAGGC
The DNA window shown above is from Arthrobacter sp. NicSoilB8 and carries:
- a CDS encoding MFS transporter; this encodes MPQPLDQSNLGATVRLDEIIDARPLGRFHYLVLMLSGAVMFLDGFDTQAISFAAPAIAREWDLPVAVLGPILSAAIVGLMVGYLVLAPLANRAGHRRMIIWCTAVFGVLSLVTAIAGEPVQLILLRFLTGAGLGAIIPSLVSLTSEFAPKRRRSSLVMFIYCFYALGFVAAGLVSGMVIPLLGWRTLFVIGGVVPLLLLVLLVRYLPESPSFLLGHPSGMARAHATLRRLDPKLSPRASIVVHDDKPVIETTRSLVVELFRRNWRASTLLLWIAIAANLAAFYAIQSWLPTILVRLGQPPALVIGATILTTIGGIIAATVIGPCMDRISPFRTLGSVYVLGAVCVAILGMVVAGGPVLLLVVAFLSGACVTGGQMSVIALATVLYPPRMRSMGVGWALGIGRVGGIAGPLLVGIALGAGMGAGEVFLALAVVLVAAGASVFTLGHRRR